From Flavobacterium lipolyticum, one genomic window encodes:
- a CDS encoding DUF4369 domain-containing protein gives MKKILFLLTASAAIISCSKVKDGEYLITGTATGIENGKTIILQGQDPTTKMAVSLDTVKVENGKFEIKGKVTEPAFHTLIVQGANGPIPFILETGEITVAVDKDSIHKSKISGTYNNDEYVKFNEDMTKTQKGLVDFQKKNTQKMQQAQQAQDTATINSLMKQYMTLQTEVQENSKKKYLAYAETHPKAFISALIIQSMINDPSTDIKKAEGLYNSLDESLKNSTPGKEIKTKLGQMKNPAVGASAAPVGSPK, from the coding sequence ATGAAAAAAATACTTTTTTTACTAACTGCTTCTGCAGCGATTATTTCTTGCAGCAAAGTTAAAGACGGAGAATACCTAATTACAGGAACTGCAACCGGTATCGAAAACGGAAAAACAATCATTCTTCAAGGTCAGGATCCAACAACAAAAATGGCTGTATCTCTTGACACCGTAAAAGTTGAAAACGGAAAATTCGAAATTAAAGGAAAAGTAACAGAACCAGCTTTTCATACTTTAATTGTTCAGGGAGCTAATGGTCCAATTCCATTCATCTTAGAAACAGGAGAAATTACTGTTGCAGTTGACAAAGACAGTATCCACAAATCTAAAATTTCAGGTACTTACAACAATGACGAGTATGTAAAATTCAATGAGGATATGACAAAAACTCAAAAAGGTTTAGTTGATTTCCAAAAGAAAAACACTCAAAAAATGCAACAAGCTCAACAAGCTCAAGATACTGCAACCATCAATAGCTTGATGAAACAATACATGACACTTCAAACAGAAGTTCAGGAAAACTCTAAAAAGAAATATTTAGCTTACGCTGAGACTCACCCAAAAGCATTTATCTCTGCTTTAATTATTCAAAGCATGATTAATGACCCAAGCACTGACATCAAAAAAGCGGAAGGTTTATACAACTCTTTAGACGAGTCTTTAAAAAACTCTACTCCTGGAAAAGAAATCAAAACTAAACTAGGACAAATGAAAAATCCTGCAGTTGGTGCATCAGCAGCTCCTGTTGGAAGCCCTAAATGA
- a CDS encoding KTSC domain-containing protein, giving the protein MKKIVEYRKLLNVDKTAELKDLKTIYRNAMKESHPDKFQGDDAGLKAAEEKSKAIIEAYHFLVSINPETIKLNLPEYTETISTCSITDYKFVEGRLIIDFSNGSVYEYISVPKATYVKMVNADSPGRFAKRHILNSFTWRKKTNQE; this is encoded by the coding sequence ATGAAAAAAATAGTTGAATACCGCAAGTTACTAAACGTAGACAAAACTGCTGAATTAAAAGATTTAAAAACAATCTATCGTAATGCGATGAAAGAATCTCATCCTGATAAATTTCAAGGTGATGATGCTGGTTTAAAAGCTGCAGAAGAAAAAAGTAAAGCTATTATTGAGGCTTATCACTTCTTGGTAAGTATTAATCCTGAAACGATTAAACTTAATTTACCAGAATACACTGAAACGATTTCGACTTGTTCAATTACTGATTATAAATTTGTTGAAGGTCGTTTAATTATCGATTTCTCTAACGGAAGTGTTTACGAATACATCAGTGTTCCTAAAGCAACTTACGTTAAAATGGTAAATGCCGATTCTCCTGGAAGATTTGCAAAAAGACACATTCTTAATTCTTTCACATGGAGAAAGAAAACGAATCAAGAATAG
- a CDS encoding YchJ family protein, producing MEKSRLMESKKCFCDTGLWFENCCGQYLENNQKAPTALTLMRSRYSAYACHKADYLLETTYISERKYYSKAEILKWATANKWQRLEILSFTENTVEFKAYFLDSDHKPQVHYEFSTFKFENEEWFYVDGKFE from the coding sequence ATGGAGAAGAGCAGGTTGATGGAGAGTAAGAAGTGCTTTTGTGATACTGGATTATGGTTCGAAAATTGTTGTGGTCAGTATCTTGAAAACAATCAAAAAGCACCAACGGCACTAACTTTAATGCGTTCCAGATATTCGGCTTATGCCTGTCACAAGGCAGATTATCTATTAGAAACCACTTATATTTCGGAAAGAAAATACTATTCGAAGGCCGAAATTTTAAAATGGGCAACAGCTAATAAATGGCAGAGACTCGAGATTTTAAGTTTTACTGAAAATACCGTCGAATTCAAAGCCTATTTCTTGGATTCAGACCACAAACCACAAGTGCATTATGAATTTTCGACTTTTAAATTTGAAAATGAAGAGTGGTTTTATGTTGATGGAAAGTTTGAATAA
- a CDS encoding vWA domain-containing protein — protein sequence MKNEFKKGFYFKSYEAPFQSPFEKLFGIFKELITHTSGDFDEAISWLRELDIEYKLTDENYTIDDFIEDLKKKGYIKDEVKPDGSGGFGITAKTERAIRQQALDQIFGNLKRSGSGSHKTKHAGNGDEHTGEFREFNFGDGLERISLTESLRNAQINNGVESFMLTENDLVVEETQYKAQMSTVLMIDISHSMILYGEDRITPAKKVAMALAELITTRYPKDTLDILVFGNDAWIIPIKDLPYLQVGPYHTNTVAGLQLAMDILRRKRNTNKQIFMITDGKPSCVRERDGSYYMNSNGLDEYIVDKCYTQAQQARKLHIPITTFMIANDPYLQRFVNHFTEANQGKAFYTGLKGLGEMIFEDYETNRKKRVR from the coding sequence ATGAAAAACGAATTTAAAAAAGGTTTTTATTTTAAGTCGTACGAAGCTCCGTTTCAGTCTCCGTTTGAAAAGCTTTTTGGTATTTTTAAAGAGCTGATCACCCATACTTCGGGTGATTTTGACGAAGCAATCAGCTGGTTAAGGGAGTTAGACATAGAATACAAACTAACAGACGAGAACTACACTATCGATGATTTTATCGAAGATTTAAAAAAGAAAGGTTACATAAAAGACGAAGTTAAACCTGACGGAAGCGGTGGTTTTGGTATTACTGCCAAGACAGAACGCGCTATCAGACAGCAGGCCCTGGATCAAATTTTTGGTAATTTGAAACGTTCCGGAAGTGGTAGTCATAAAACCAAACATGCCGGAAATGGTGACGAACATACGGGGGAATTTCGTGAATTTAATTTTGGAGATGGTTTAGAACGAATTTCATTGACAGAAAGTCTGCGAAATGCCCAGATCAATAATGGTGTTGAAAGTTTCATGCTAACCGAAAATGATTTGGTAGTAGAAGAAACTCAATACAAAGCGCAAATGAGCACCGTTTTGATGATCGACATCAGTCACAGTATGATTCTCTATGGCGAAGACCGAATCACACCTGCAAAAAAAGTGGCCATGGCTTTGGCCGAATTAATCACAACTCGTTATCCCAAAGATACACTCGATATTTTGGTTTTCGGAAATGATGCCTGGATCATCCCTATTAAAGATTTGCCCTATCTGCAAGTAGGACCTTATCATACCAATACCGTTGCGGGACTTCAATTGGCTATGGATATTTTGCGAAGAAAACGAAATACCAACAAGCAGATTTTTATGATTACCGATGGAAAACCCAGCTGCGTACGCGAGCGTGACGGTTCCTATTATATGAATAGCAACGGACTCGACGAGTACATCGTTGATAAATGTTATACACAGGCACAGCAAGCCAGAAAATTACACATTCCGATTACGACATTCATGATTGCAAACGATCCGTATTTACAGCGTTTTGTCAACCATTTTACCGAAGCGAATCAGGGAAAAGCATTTTACACCGGATTAAAAGGACTGGGAGAGATGATTTTTGAAGATTATGAAACGAATAGGAAGAAGAGAGTGAGGTAG
- a CDS encoding AAA family ATPase yields MEIKNIKTLGQLKAVGYKSSSIKDELRNNLREKIKSGKPVFEGVHGFENTVIPELERAILSRHNINLLGLRGQAKTRLARKMVELLDEYIPFVAGSEINDDPLNPISRFAKDLIVEKGEDTPISWLHRSERFFEKLATPDVTVADLIGDVDPIKAANLKLSYADDRVIHFGMIPRANRCIFVINELPDLQARIQVALFNILQEGDIQIRGFKLRMPLDMQFIFTANPEDYTNRGSIVTPLKDRIGSQILTHYPESVAVARAITEQEAKLDETQHKLVYVPALARDILEQISFEARESEYIDNKSGVSARMSITAFENLMSTAERRALKAGVDKTTLRLSDFVGIIPAITGKVELVYEGEQEGAAVVAQNLIGLAIRTLFPTLLPRIEKLEKPGEKTPYSDVIEWFFAESGFELLDDASDLEYQNILDEVTPLDVLLKKYLPQLDKKDQYFMKEFILWGLVEYKKMSKDRFAQGHQFKDMYGSYISKL; encoded by the coding sequence ATGGAAATAAAAAATATAAAAACATTAGGACAGTTAAAAGCTGTTGGTTACAAAAGTAGCAGTATTAAAGACGAATTACGCAATAATCTTCGGGAGAAAATAAAGTCAGGAAAGCCTGTTTTTGAAGGTGTTCATGGTTTCGAAAATACGGTAATTCCGGAATTGGAGCGTGCCATTCTTTCTCGTCATAATATCAACTTATTAGGACTTCGTGGTCAGGCGAAAACACGTTTGGCACGTAAGATGGTTGAATTGTTAGACGAGTACATTCCGTTTGTGGCGGGCTCGGAAATTAATGACGATCCGTTAAATCCTATTTCACGTTTTGCCAAAGATTTAATTGTGGAGAAAGGTGAAGATACGCCTATTTCATGGCTGCATCGCAGTGAGCGTTTTTTCGAAAAATTAGCTACACCCGATGTTACTGTTGCCGATTTAATTGGAGATGTCGATCCTATAAAAGCAGCAAACTTAAAGCTTTCTTATGCCGATGATCGTGTCATTCATTTCGGAATGATTCCGAGAGCCAACCGCTGTATTTTTGTAATTAATGAGTTGCCGGATTTACAAGCCAGAATTCAGGTCGCTTTATTCAATATTTTGCAGGAAGGTGACATTCAGATTAGAGGATTTAAATTGAGAATGCCTTTGGATATGCAATTTATATTTACAGCCAATCCGGAAGATTATACCAATAGAGGAAGTATCGTAACGCCTCTAAAAGATAGAATTGGTTCGCAGATTCTCACGCATTATCCTGAAAGTGTTGCCGTTGCAAGAGCTATCACAGAGCAGGAAGCCAAACTGGATGAAACACAGCACAAATTAGTTTATGTGCCGGCGCTGGCCAGAGACATTTTAGAACAGATTAGTTTTGAAGCACGCGAAAGCGAATATATCGATAATAAAAGTGGAGTAAGTGCCAGAATGAGTATCACCGCTTTCGAGAATTTAATGAGTACAGCAGAACGTCGTGCCTTAAAAGCCGGAGTAGATAAAACCACTTTGCGTTTGTCTGATTTTGTGGGTATTATTCCTGCTATTACCGGAAAAGTAGAATTGGTTTACGAAGGAGAGCAGGAGGGAGCTGCCGTGGTAGCACAAAATTTAATTGGTTTAGCCATCAGAACTTTATTTCCAACGTTATTACCGCGAATAGAGAAACTTGAAAAACCGGGAGAAAAAACACCTTATTCAGATGTGATCGAATGGTTTTTTGCCGAAAGCGGTTTCGAATTGTTAGATGATGCTTCTGATTTAGAGTATCAGAACATTTTAGATGAAGTAACTCCGCTGGATGTTTTGTTGAAAAAATATTTGCCTCAACTGGATAAAAAAGATCAGTATTTCATGAAAGAATTTATTTTGTGGGGATTGGTCGAATACAAAAAAATGAGCAAAGACCGTTTTGCTCAAGGACATCAGTTTAAAGATATGTACGGAAGTTATATTAGTAAATTGTAG
- a CDS encoding 2OG-Fe(II) oxygenase — MEDSFEDLIASYIENKVGISEHFLSPELANHLKQNLIDLNRKSLLLAAGIGNSEKLSYDGAVRSDSIYWLDKKHNNVFENEFFDKIDAFIVYLNESCYTGITGYEFHYSLYERGDFYLKHLDQFKNNSSRKYSMISYLNSNWQESDGGELMIHQENNNQKIAPTQGKRFFLKVMNWCMKFWLPKTPE, encoded by the coding sequence ATGGAAGATAGTTTCGAAGATTTGATTGCGAGTTATATAGAAAACAAGGTTGGAATATCAGAGCATTTTTTAAGTCCTGAACTGGCCAATCATTTAAAGCAAAATCTAATAGATTTAAACCGTAAAAGTTTGTTGCTGGCTGCAGGAATCGGAAACTCAGAAAAGCTGTCTTACGATGGAGCGGTACGCAGTGACTCTATTTATTGGCTGGATAAAAAACACAACAATGTTTTTGAAAATGAGTTTTTTGATAAGATAGATGCTTTTATAGTGTATTTGAATGAAAGTTGTTATACCGGAATTACGGGTTATGAATTTCACTATTCTTTATATGAAAGAGGCGATTTTTATCTGAAGCATTTAGATCAGTTTAAAAACAATTCCAGTCGAAAATATTCGATGATCAGTTATCTTAACAGCAATTGGCAAGAAAGCGATGGTGGAGAATTAATGATCCATCAGGAAAATAACAATCAAAAAATTGCACCTACGCAGGGAAAACGGTTTTTTTTAAAAGTAATGAATTGGTGCATGAAGTTCTGGTTACCCAAAACACCAGAATGA
- a CDS encoding MarR family winged helix-turn-helix transcriptional regulator has product MQLENPTGTALYSLEKAIKEYRRLAQKNITKVVKDITVDQCLVLIILNNNPDISQNELANLVFKDSASITRMIELMVKKEYISRTIHPVDRRKFNLEITKKGKKTLDDIQPVIKINRQTALEGLSLEEIALLDKTLHKIIINCKNN; this is encoded by the coding sequence ATGCAACTCGAAAATCCAACCGGAACAGCTCTGTACTCCTTAGAGAAAGCAATAAAAGAATATCGAAGACTGGCACAAAAAAACATTACCAAGGTCGTAAAAGATATTACCGTCGATCAATGTCTGGTCTTAATTATACTAAACAACAATCCGGACATTTCCCAAAATGAATTGGCTAATCTTGTATTTAAAGACAGTGCTTCCATTACGAGAATGATTGAATTAATGGTGAAAAAAGAATATATAAGCCGTACAATTCACCCTGTGGATCGAAGAAAATTTAATCTGGAAATCACTAAAAAAGGAAAAAAAACACTTGACGATATACAACCCGTTATTAAGATTAACAGGCAAACGGCATTGGAGGGCTTGTCTCTGGAAGAAATAGCGTTATTGGATAAAACACTCCATAAAATAATCATTAACTGTAAAAACAATTAG
- a CDS encoding serine hydrolase gives MKSGLTLIVLLVFMFGYSQKGLSIQLEKYMDAQFAVNDFSGTVLVSKNDSILLKKAYGFANYEWKVKNVVDSKFSMASVSKQFTAVAILQLAEHKKLSLEDQLSKYFVGFPKGDVITLKMMLSHNSGFQMDFDELYLVRTDLNKDSVCTYLAKKTLLFEPGTSTAYSNIGYYLLARIVEKVSGQSYEEYLRQNLFDKAKMYNSGVSTSDTVVDKMTQLYYFNDNKLTKNPYINWNFNRGHDGIYSTVEDLNLWNKALFDGQSLLSEESKKKMFTSYNEQNFGFGVIINPVYNQGHQLIAHDGGFFGAMTSFNKFTADKVFITVLSNNQSKSYYIAYGLAGICFGKEAELPYKHIQVAGDVKAYDQYIGEYENIKIVKKENKLYYAGSAIELLPESQTKFFRSDNNNTTVEFIKNSKGKIIQLEIKKAGIKETKNRTKGV, from the coding sequence ATGAAATCAGGATTAACACTAATCGTATTGTTGGTATTTATGTTTGGATATTCACAAAAGGGGCTTAGTATACAATTAGAAAAATACATGGATGCACAATTTGCAGTTAATGATTTTAGCGGTACAGTATTGGTTTCTAAAAACGATTCGATACTTCTAAAAAAAGCATATGGCTTTGCGAATTATGAGTGGAAAGTAAAAAATGTAGTCGATTCAAAATTTAGCATGGCTTCAGTTTCAAAGCAATTTACGGCTGTAGCGATTTTGCAGTTAGCGGAGCATAAAAAGTTATCATTGGAGGATCAATTGAGTAAGTACTTTGTTGGTTTCCCTAAAGGTGATGTCATCACTTTAAAAATGATGTTAAGTCATAATTCAGGTTTTCAAATGGATTTTGATGAACTGTATTTGGTAAGAACAGATCTCAATAAAGATTCTGTTTGTACGTATCTGGCAAAAAAAACTTTGCTGTTTGAGCCGGGAACCAGCACAGCCTACAGTAACATTGGATACTATTTATTAGCGCGCATTGTTGAAAAAGTATCGGGACAATCTTATGAAGAGTATTTAAGGCAAAATCTGTTCGATAAAGCTAAAATGTACAATTCCGGAGTTTCTACTAGTGATACTGTAGTGGATAAAATGACTCAGTTGTATTATTTCAATGATAATAAATTAACTAAAAATCCATACATCAATTGGAATTTCAATCGTGGTCATGATGGTATATATTCAACTGTTGAAGATTTAAATTTGTGGAATAAAGCACTTTTTGATGGTCAGTCTTTGCTATCAGAGGAATCTAAGAAAAAAATGTTTACATCGTATAATGAACAGAACTTTGGTTTTGGCGTAATAATCAATCCTGTATATAATCAGGGACATCAATTAATTGCGCATGATGGTGGTTTCTTTGGGGCAATGACATCCTTTAACAAATTTACTGCCGATAAAGTTTTTATTACCGTTTTATCCAACAACCAGTCAAAATCGTATTATATCGCTTATGGCCTTGCGGGAATATGTTTTGGGAAAGAGGCAGAGCTTCCGTACAAACACATTCAGGTAGCTGGAGATGTGAAGGCTTATGATCAATATATAGGGGAGTATGAAAATATTAAAATTGTAAAGAAAGAGAACAAACTGTATTATGCGGGTTCTGCTATCGAATTGTTGCCGGAATCACAAACAAAGTTCTTTCGCTCAGATAATAATAATACGACAGTAGAATTTATTAAAAATAGTAAAGGAAAAATTATACAGTTAGAAATTAAAAAGGCTGGAATAAAAGAAACAAAAAATAGAACAAAAGGAGTTTAA
- a CDS encoding EamA family transporter — MLFLILSILCSVIVGVIFKITRKYNTHPTQIIAFNYIVALALCYFTFSPNLNEVDANAPWNIYIAIGILLPIVFLFLVASIKKVGIVKTDTAQRLSLFIPILAAWFIFKEEFNTYKIIGLLIGFLALLLILKKQPDTTENKWIYPAVVLVGFGVIDILFKQIALYTTLPYPTSLFVVFCIALAVAFLIAIYEIGAKKRKMDSKNILFGALVGIFNFGNILFYLKAHKAFAENPSTVFAGMNMGVIVLGSCVGLLFFKEKLSKINFIGIFLALIAIIFIVISQFK; from the coding sequence ATGTTGTTTCTTATCCTCAGTATTTTGTGCAGTGTAATTGTTGGTGTAATCTTTAAAATAACGCGAAAATACAATACACATCCCACTCAAATTATTGCGTTCAATTATATTGTGGCTTTAGCACTTTGTTATTTTACTTTTAGCCCCAATTTAAATGAAGTTGATGCAAACGCGCCCTGGAACATTTACATTGCTATTGGGATATTATTGCCGATAGTCTTTTTGTTTCTGGTAGCTTCCATAAAAAAGGTGGGGATTGTAAAAACAGATACAGCCCAGCGATTGTCGTTATTCATCCCAATTTTGGCGGCCTGGTTCATCTTTAAAGAAGAATTTAATACCTATAAAATTATCGGGTTACTAATTGGTTTTCTGGCGCTTTTACTCATCTTAAAAAAGCAGCCGGATACCACAGAGAATAAATGGATTTATCCGGCGGTGGTTCTGGTAGGTTTTGGAGTTATTGATATTCTCTTCAAGCAAATCGCTCTTTATACTACTTTGCCTTATCCAACCTCTTTGTTTGTGGTGTTCTGTATCGCCTTAGCAGTAGCTTTTTTAATTGCGATCTATGAAATAGGGGCAAAAAAGAGGAAAATGGACTCTAAAAATATTCTTTTTGGTGCCTTGGTGGGGATCTTCAATTTCGGAAATATCCTGTTCTATTTAAAGGCACATAAAGCATTTGCTGAAAATCCATCAACAGTTTTTGCAGGAATGAACATGGGAGTTATTGTTTTGGGAAGTTGTGTTGGTTTGCTTTTTTTCAAAGAAAAATTATCTAAAATTAACTTTATTGGTATCTTTTTAGCTTTAATAGCCATCATTTTTATTGTTATTTCTCAGTTTAAATAA
- a CDS encoding Glu/Leu/Phe/Val family dehydrogenase produces MSAELIKQNPFQSMIDRFNIAADILRLDESIRQKLQRPEKQIVVNFSITLDNGSEKNFEGYRVIHNTALGPSKGGIRYDKGVNLDEVKALAAWMTWKSAVTGIPFGGAKGGIICDPTTLSKNELEKITRAYTKALIDIFGPEKDVPAPDMGTGPDEMGWLMDEFSILHGKTIHAVVTGKHLHSGGSLGRVEATGRGVSIITLLALEKLKLRPAKSTVAIQGFGNVGLHSALFLFEKGLKVVAVSDVSEAFYNPEGLNIPELILYYNLNNKSIKGYPNSIAIKHEDLLLLEVDVLIPAATEDVITQKNANDIRAKIIVEGANGPVSSDADKILHDNNVLVVPDILANAGGVTVSYFEWLQNSLLESWRIHQINTRLEDILEKGFETVFRIAAKHNVTPRIAAYIIALKKVADTQSVKEVALDTPKFKQN; encoded by the coding sequence ATGAGTGCAGAATTAATAAAACAGAACCCCTTTCAATCCATGATTGATCGTTTTAACATTGCCGCAGACATTCTTAGATTAGACGAATCGATCAGGCAAAAACTCCAGCGTCCGGAAAAGCAAATTGTCGTTAATTTTTCAATTACCCTGGACAACGGTTCTGAAAAGAACTTTGAAGGTTATCGTGTTATTCACAATACGGCTTTAGGGCCTTCAAAAGGTGGAATCCGATATGATAAGGGAGTGAACCTTGACGAAGTAAAAGCACTGGCTGCCTGGATGACCTGGAAATCGGCGGTAACCGGGATTCCGTTTGGAGGAGCAAAAGGCGGAATTATTTGTGATCCCACGACACTTTCTAAGAATGAATTAGAGAAAATAACAAGAGCTTATACCAAAGCTTTAATAGATATTTTCGGACCTGAAAAAGATGTTCCGGCTCCGGACATGGGAACGGGGCCCGATGAGATGGGATGGTTAATGGATGAGTTTTCGATACTTCATGGCAAAACAATTCACGCCGTAGTAACCGGAAAACATTTGCATTCCGGCGGTTCATTAGGCAGGGTAGAAGCAACAGGAAGAGGGGTTAGTATCATCACTTTATTAGCCCTTGAAAAATTAAAACTCAGACCTGCAAAATCTACAGTAGCCATTCAGGGTTTTGGAAATGTGGGATTGCATTCGGCCTTATTTTTATTTGAAAAAGGACTAAAAGTGGTTGCGGTTAGTGATGTTTCCGAAGCGTTTTACAATCCTGAAGGACTTAATATCCCTGAATTGATTTTGTACTACAATTTGAACAATAAAAGTATTAAAGGATATCCGAATTCAATTGCTATTAAACATGAGGATTTATTGTTGTTAGAAGTGGATGTATTGATTCCTGCTGCCACAGAAGATGTGATTACACAAAAGAATGCTAATGATATTCGCGCTAAAATTATTGTGGAAGGTGCCAACGGACCGGTTTCTTCCGATGCAGATAAAATACTACACGATAACAATGTTTTAGTGGTTCCGGATATTTTGGCTAATGCGGGTGGCGTTACAGTTTCGTACTTTGAATGGCTTCAGAATTCGCTACTGGAGTCCTGGAGAATTCATCAGATTAATACACGCTTAGAGGACATCTTAGAAAAGGGATTTGAGACGGTTTTCAGAATTGCCGCCAAACATAATGTAACGCCGCGTATTGCAGCTTATATTATTGCGTTGAAAAAGGTAGCCGACACTCAATCTGTAAAAGAAGTGGCGCTGGATACTCCGAAATTTAAGCAGAATTAA
- a CDS encoding sterol desaturase family protein: MEHINFLAFAMPAFFLFLFLEYKLAQRRKRPEIFNYESSVSNISIGIAERLINLFVAASFYQLYYLIYDNYRFFDISNSVLVWIALILATDFVWYWYHRLGHEVNFFWAAHIVHHHSEEFNFTAAARITTFQAVIRTGFWCVLPLIGFHPSMVITMLIVHGAYSFFTHTQLVGRIKWLEYVFVTPSVHGVHHASDEKYLDKNYGDMFTFWDRLFGTFQEEEEKPKYGLTHPLKTYSFLWQHFHYYFEIYELWKRSTGFKAKWKAVFGSPAHMDQDIRPTLEKRFLQDKANPHQRLRFKNYLYIQLGVSTLLLTVFTYCFEGLNVSDKIFVLLLILVTLVNCGALLEQRRWIYYLEYLRIFMVTTYFLYEENLLSFFFIPLAIMIFAEQLFSLSKHYQEVVLQLETSE; this comes from the coding sequence ATGGAACATATTAATTTTCTAGCTTTCGCGATGCCTGCTTTTTTTCTCTTTCTCTTTTTAGAATACAAGCTTGCACAACGACGAAAGAGACCGGAAATTTTTAACTATGAAAGTTCAGTTTCAAATATTAGCATTGGGATTGCAGAACGGTTGATCAATTTGTTTGTGGCAGCCAGTTTTTACCAGTTGTATTATTTGATTTATGATAATTATCGATTTTTTGACATTTCGAATAGTGTTTTGGTATGGATTGCCTTAATTCTTGCCACCGATTTTGTCTGGTATTGGTACCACCGATTGGGGCATGAAGTCAATTTTTTCTGGGCAGCACACATCGTACATCATCATAGCGAAGAGTTTAATTTTACTGCGGCTGCCAGAATTACGACTTTTCAGGCCGTGATTAGAACAGGATTTTGGTGTGTACTGCCGCTTATTGGTTTTCACCCTTCTATGGTGATTACCATGCTGATTGTGCACGGAGCTTATTCTTTTTTTACGCATACACAGCTTGTTGGCAGAATAAAATGGCTGGAGTATGTTTTTGTTACGCCTTCTGTACACGGTGTGCATCACGCCTCTGATGAGAAATATCTCGATAAAAATTACGGCGATATGTTTACCTTTTGGGATCGTCTTTTCGGAACTTTTCAGGAAGAGGAAGAAAAACCAAAATACGGTTTAACACATCCACTCAAAACATATAGTTTCTTGTGGCAGCATTTTCATTACTATTTTGAGATTTACGAGCTGTGGAAGCGCTCAACAGGATTTAAAGCAAAATGGAAAGCGGTATTTGGCAGTCCCGCCCATATGGATCAGGATATTCGACCAACCTTAGAGAAACGTTTTCTACAGGACAAAGCGAATCCGCATCAAAGGCTTCGATTTAAGAATTATCTCTACATCCAGCTTGGGGTTTCTACATTGCTTTTAACGGTTTTTACGTATTGTTTTGAAGGACTAAATGTCTCGGACAAAATTTTTGTACTGTTACTTATTCTGGTAACATTAGTAAATTGTGGGGCATTATTAGAACAAAGAAGATGGATTTATTATCTGGAATACCTGAGAATTTTTATGGTAACCACTTATTTTTTATACGAAGAAAATTTGCTTTCCTTTTTCTTCATCCCGCTTGCGATTATGATTTTTGCCGAGCAATTATTTTCACTTAGTAAACATTATCAGGAAGTTGTACTGCAATTGGAAACTTCTGAATAG
- a CDS encoding DUF6526 family protein, with amino-acid sequence MKIQTYYNHVRFYTPHHFVYYPILALFLGCSIYFACTTENTLIWSFISVCFLFLFFLAYMLRQHYALTLQNRIVRLELRYRYLSLTGKRLEEFEYKLTDDQIFALRFAPDDEILPLLEDALKNNLSGDVIKKAIVHWRADYNRV; translated from the coding sequence ATGAAAATTCAAACTTATTACAATCATGTTCGGTTTTATACCCCGCATCATTTTGTTTATTATCCGATTTTAGCACTATTCTTAGGCTGCAGTATTTACTTCGCCTGTACGACCGAAAATACACTTATTTGGTCGTTTATAAGTGTTTGTTTTCTATTTCTGTTTTTTCTTGCCTATATGCTGCGCCAGCATTACGCCCTGACGCTTCAGAACCGAATCGTGAGGCTGGAACTTCGTTATCGTTATTTGAGCCTTACCGGAAAAAGGCTTGAAGAATTCGAATACAAACTAACAGACGATCAGATTTTTGCTTTGAGATTTGCTCCTGACGACGAAATCCTACCGCTTTTGGAAGATGCTCTTAAAAATAATCTCAGCGGAGATGTTATAAAAAAAGCCATCGTGCACTGGAGAGCAGATTACAACAGGGTATAA